A stretch of the Paenibacillus dendritiformis genome encodes the following:
- a CDS encoding extracellular solute-binding protein codes for MKDKGFSFGYYSHAFSQLGVNGTDPETGEALFAKEPAFEQFFELLDKYRNIPGMIDTSGYAYSFSNEQNVAMYIGQLQHLPLNNAVEGLDFGIVSVPEWPARPGIGPTAPAVPVSINKHSRHKDAAWAVVAYLPSEAGQMVLSRAGSPPTMNSEKSVEQYASMHIEESGKTYNIAPIFEQKPAPIAVYSPYGPLIAFN; via the coding sequence GTGAAAGACAAAGGCTTCTCGTTCGGTTACTATTCCCATGCTTTTTCCCAGCTTGGGGTGAATGGCACCGATCCGGAGACGGGGGAAGCGCTGTTTGCGAAGGAGCCGGCGTTCGAGCAATTTTTTGAGCTGCTGGACAAATACCGCAACATTCCCGGGATGATCGATACGAGCGGTTATGCGTACAGCTTCAGCAATGAGCAGAATGTGGCGATGTATATCGGCCAGCTCCAGCATCTGCCGCTCAATAATGCGGTCGAGGGCCTCGATTTCGGCATCGTGTCGGTCCCGGAATGGCCGGCTCGCCCGGGAATCGGACCGACGGCCCCGGCCGTGCCCGTCAGCATCAACAAGCATAGCCGGCACAAGGATGCCGCCTGGGCCGTCGTCGCCTATCTGCCGTCGGAGGCGGGACAGATGGTGCTGTCCCGCGCAGGCAGCCCGCCGACCATGAACAGCGAGAAATCGGTCGAGCAATACGCCTCCATGCATATCGAAGAGAGCGGCAAAACGTACAACATCGCCCCGATATTCGAGCAGAAGCCGGCCCCGATTGCGGTCTATTCTCCATACGGCCCGCTTATTGCCTTCAACTAG
- a CDS encoding ABC transporter substrate-binding protein, with protein MKMKQRKIGFLLILTFVFTFMLSACGSSGGESGQAAPETASAKANEGVEGQGEQAAPPAGSGDPVKLIFMAPWSKEQVEMRFLEGTREKFPHIAIEATGKFANAEEFDELFAQGVVPDIILTTDGFDVLKEKDMLLPLDDLLKERDFDFSKIRPGIVEALRARDPEGQGRLLGIPIEDVAVALHYNKAVFDKFGAPYPADGMTWDEVIDLAAKVTGERDGIPYRGLALSFMSQAMTQLSAHGTDPETGEPRFSKDPAFARFFEMVKRVADIPGNWEPDISYDFTKGDVAMSLGLIANTLPYYSGDLDYDVVSFPVWPDLPGVGPSTLPLTVAISKQSKHIDEALDILQYLLMDEQQVRLTRKDVPSVSSDQSILEQFAADVLERDMNVKGIYSLQQAKPALYSPFGPDILLYGTNYVGSQVGPFLKSGDDVPTFLRKMDDDYAAIVKEKKNKN; from the coding sequence ATGAAAATGAAGCAGCGCAAAATCGGCTTTCTTCTTATCTTAACATTCGTATTCACATTCATGCTGTCGGCATGCGGCTCCAGCGGCGGCGAGTCCGGGCAGGCTGCGCCGGAGACGGCTTCCGCGAAGGCGAACGAAGGCGTGGAAGGGCAAGGCGAGCAAGCGGCACCGCCCGCCGGGAGCGGCGATCCGGTCAAGCTCATCTTCATGGCGCCGTGGAGCAAGGAGCAGGTGGAGATGCGATTCCTGGAAGGCACGAGGGAGAAATTCCCGCACATCGCGATCGAGGCTACGGGCAAATTCGCCAACGCGGAAGAATTCGACGAGCTGTTCGCCCAGGGCGTCGTGCCGGATATTATCTTGACGACGGACGGGTTCGACGTGCTGAAGGAAAAAGATATGCTCCTTCCCCTGGATGATCTGTTGAAGGAGCGCGACTTCGACTTCAGCAAGATCCGGCCGGGCATCGTGGAGGCCCTGCGCGCCCGCGACCCGGAAGGGCAGGGGCGCTTGCTGGGCATTCCGATCGAGGACGTGGCGGTAGCGCTCCATTACAACAAGGCGGTCTTCGACAAGTTCGGCGCTCCTTACCCGGCCGACGGCATGACCTGGGATGAGGTGATCGATCTGGCCGCCAAGGTGACCGGAGAGCGGGACGGCATTCCGTATCGCGGATTGGCCTTGAGCTTCATGTCTCAGGCGATGACTCAGCTCTCGGCCCACGGAACGGATCCGGAGACCGGGGAGCCGCGCTTCTCGAAGGATCCGGCATTCGCCCGCTTTTTCGAGATGGTGAAGCGGGTAGCCGACATCCCGGGCAATTGGGAGCCGGATATCAGCTATGATTTCACCAAGGGAGACGTCGCGATGAGTCTCGGATTGATCGCGAACACGCTCCCGTACTATTCGGGCGACCTCGACTATGATGTCGTCAGCTTTCCGGTATGGCCGGACCTTCCGGGCGTCGGACCTTCGACGCTGCCGCTGACTGTGGCGATCAGCAAGCAGAGCAAGCATATCGACGAAGCGCTCGATATTTTGCAATATTTGCTCATGGATGAGCAGCAGGTGCGGCTGACCCGCAAGGATGTGCCGTCCGTCTCTTCCGATCAGAGCATTCTCGAGCAGTTCGCCGCCGATGTGCTGGAGCGGGACATGAACGTCAAAGGGATCTATTCGCTTCAACAGGCGAAGCCGGCCTTGTACAGCCCGTTCGGCCCGGATATACTGCTGTACGGGACGAACTATGTCGGTTCCCAGGTGGGGCCGTTCCTGAAGTCGGGAGACGACGTGCCTACGTTCCTCCGCAAAATGGATGACGATTACGCCGCGATCGTGAAGGAAAAGAAAAACAAAAATTAA
- a CDS encoding carbohydrate ABC transporter permease gives MIGKVNVNVRVKAERFKKRWARDGLNTVRYAVLGREVNRGLLFKLFIYWILLVTSYIYLNPIFKMLVKMVMNEKDLNDPTVTWIPHELYFGHLEKAWTALKYSQSLFVSIGISSLVAVFHIMACGLMGYALARMQFPFKKLLTFLLVLAFIIPPQVIVLPMIIMYTKLGLQGKLFSLIIPSIFGFGIKGALFVIIFRQFYTTQPKELEEAAKIDGASAFKFYWKVMFPLAKPAILVVSLFSFVWTWNDTYYPRMFLGQSSLVPLATQMSRVDASIGSMLASEEAPLVLVEAIKMSASFLALLPPLLIFFFAQRSFVESVERTGLVE, from the coding sequence ATGATAGGAAAAGTGAATGTCAACGTGAGAGTCAAGGCGGAGCGCTTCAAAAAAAGATGGGCGCGGGACGGCCTGAACACGGTCCGCTATGCCGTGCTTGGCCGGGAAGTGAACCGCGGCCTGCTGTTCAAGCTGTTCATATATTGGATACTGCTCGTCACCTCGTACATCTATTTGAATCCGATCTTCAAGATGCTGGTCAAGATGGTCATGAATGAAAAGGATCTGAACGATCCGACAGTGACCTGGATTCCGCATGAACTGTATTTCGGCCACCTGGAGAAGGCGTGGACGGCGCTCAAATATTCGCAATCGCTGTTCGTCAGCATCGGGATCTCGAGCCTGGTCGCCGTGTTCCATATCATGGCTTGCGGCTTGATGGGGTACGCGCTGGCGCGAATGCAGTTCCCGTTCAAAAAGCTATTGACGTTCCTGCTCGTGCTTGCCTTCATCATCCCGCCGCAGGTCATCGTGCTTCCGATGATCATCATGTACACGAAGCTGGGGCTGCAGGGCAAGCTGTTCTCCCTCATCATCCCGTCCATCTTCGGCTTCGGCATCAAGGGAGCGCTGTTCGTCATCATCTTCCGGCAATTCTATACGACCCAGCCGAAGGAGTTGGAGGAGGCGGCGAAGATCGACGGGGCGAGCGCCTTCAAGTTCTATTGGAAAGTGATGTTCCCGCTCGCGAAGCCGGCGATTCTGGTCGTGTCGCTGTTCTCCTTCGTCTGGACGTGGAACGACACGTATTACCCGCGGATGTTCCTGGGACAGTCCTCGCTCGTGCCGCTGGCGACGCAGATGTCGCGGGTGGATGCCAGCATCGGCAGCATGCTGGCCAGCGAAGAAGCGCCGCTCGTGCTGGTGGAAGCGATCAAGATGTCGGCCAGCTTCCTGGCCTTGCTGCCTCCGCTGCTCATCTTCTTCTTCGCGCAGCGCTCTTTCGTCGAGAGCGTGGAACGTACCGGGTTGGTAGAGTAA
- a CDS encoding carbohydrate ABC transporter permease: MGKRMLKAKTSRHLEALLFVGPWLIGFLLFMAFPLGFSLYMSFHKVTVLPTGLKYDFQSFKYYSEILFGSSALYDNLIPFFQEIVIMVPIILVFSLFIAIMLNQDFPGRMLFRVVFFLPIIFTSGYILTEFVNQGEGTLGFLDRFSIGEYLDEILNGSSWAKPVKDVLNRFVLVLWYSGVQILIFLAGRQTIPKSSYESARIDGATPWEVFWKITLPAMSPFILLNLIYTVVDMFTFPYNPVIELINTGNYGYNSALAWIYFVIIVVFLSLVLFLFLRINRSARRRG; the protein is encoded by the coding sequence ATGGGCAAAAGAATGCTGAAAGCGAAAACGTCCCGCCATCTGGAGGCTTTGTTGTTCGTCGGTCCGTGGCTTATCGGATTTCTGCTGTTCATGGCCTTCCCGCTCGGGTTCTCGCTCTATATGAGCTTCCACAAAGTGACCGTGCTGCCGACCGGATTGAAGTATGATTTTCAGAGCTTCAAATATTACAGCGAAATTTTGTTCGGCAGCTCCGCCCTGTACGACAACCTGATTCCGTTCTTTCAGGAGATTGTCATCATGGTGCCGATTATACTGGTGTTTTCCTTGTTCATCGCGATCATGCTGAATCAGGATTTTCCCGGCCGGATGCTGTTCCGGGTCGTATTTTTCCTCCCGATCATTTTCACCTCCGGTTACATTTTGACGGAGTTCGTGAACCAGGGGGAGGGCACGCTCGGTTTCCTCGACCGCTTCTCGATTGGAGAATATTTGGATGAAATTCTGAATGGAAGCTCCTGGGCGAAGCCGGTCAAGGACGTATTGAACCGCTTTGTGCTCGTGCTCTGGTATTCCGGCGTTCAGATCCTGATCTTCCTGGCCGGGAGACAGACTATCCCGAAGTCTTCCTACGAGTCGGCCCGCATCGACGGCGCGACGCCGTGGGAGGTGTTCTGGAAGATTACCCTGCCCGCGATGTCGCCGTTTATTTTGCTGAATCTGATTTATACCGTCGTCGATATGTTCACCTTCCCGTACAATCCGGTCATTGAGCTGATCAATACCGGCAATTACGGATACAACAGCGCCTTGGCCTGGATATACTTCGTCATTATCGTCGTATTTTTGTCCCTTGTCCTGTTCCTGTTCCTGCGCATCAACCGGAGCGCGCGCAGGCGCGGATAG
- a CDS encoding DUF5696 domain-containing protein has protein sequence MKQPLSRADSTRRIFAIALLVTLTSFVLVSYQGRAENKPEPPASGNAAPAARDGAEAAGAGPGDNGAAKAAAAETTGAKAAAAKGPAAKTETKTSYADLFPADDQFIAAAENDKLQLLVHRDTGHFIVKDKRNGSVWRSFPDAEGWNDRENTDMWKKHMQSPVFIRYVEFNVRKDQIKETNVIDQKGVIERFQVTDDGFRLTFSMPKIGFAVPVQVALMDDSVETRVLEEGFKDGKTAEEMRQFEADNKKKKDNDARITGIRLYPFLGAYTSERENGYLLIPDGPGTLIQFQKDRPPNNNFYFERSYGEDLAFSNNNNSFSTRQPIRMPVFGIKSGDQSLLAVLRDGAEYGNVLAAPSRSMNQYNWAAAEFTYRQRFFQPTDKRKLNGFQTFSKERTTGDRSVRYYFLDGAKPDYVGMAERYRRHLMEENGMRPLQAEDPNIPLQVNVLGADSRKGFLWDTYEPLTTTAQAEEIVNELTAVGVKRMSITYQGWQRGGFSEYGGRFPVDSRLGGMDGMRHLAEFAHAKGHRVMLDAASYTYNNNGRDGFRSSRDGLQDLGSVVIKFTERNGASQTLVSPRFLEKILLADLEKAKQLGVDGMSYGGAVGEWVNSDFNPRYAATREESRRIQENLFAKTKELIGAADVTNGNDYAWKYVDHVNGLPYENSFDLFVDETVPFAQIALHGLVTYSSWYANVADNYGTYLLKNIEYGFIPAFMLTFAPSEDLIGTRSLYAFYSTYYKDWAVEIAKQYSRFNEALGDVQDQFIVGHRVLAKGVAETEYANGKRIVVNYNDAPYDRDGIRVGARDFAVVPGRG, from the coding sequence GTGAAGCAGCCGTTAAGCAGAGCGGACAGTACACGACGAATATTCGCCATCGCCCTTCTCGTGACGCTGACCAGCTTCGTCCTCGTCTCTTATCAGGGCAGGGCCGAGAACAAGCCGGAGCCGCCGGCTTCCGGGAATGCGGCGCCCGCCGCCCGGGACGGAGCCGAGGCCGCAGGCGCGGGGCCAGGAGACAACGGCGCCGCGAAGGCAGCAGCAGCGGAAACCACAGGTGCGAAAGCCGCGGCGGCGAAGGGCCCGGCAGCGAAGACGGAGACCAAGACCAGCTATGCGGACCTCTTCCCGGCCGACGACCAGTTCATTGCGGCGGCGGAGAACGATAAGCTGCAGCTCCTGGTTCACCGGGACACCGGCCATTTCATCGTGAAGGATAAGCGGAACGGCAGCGTCTGGCGCTCGTTCCCCGATGCGGAGGGATGGAATGACCGTGAGAACACCGACATGTGGAAGAAGCATATGCAGTCTCCGGTCTTTATCCGCTATGTCGAATTCAATGTCCGCAAGGATCAGATCAAGGAGACGAACGTCATCGACCAGAAGGGCGTCATCGAGCGGTTCCAAGTGACGGACGACGGCTTCCGCCTTACCTTTTCGATGCCGAAGATCGGGTTCGCCGTTCCGGTCCAAGTCGCGCTCATGGACGACAGCGTCGAGACGCGGGTGCTGGAGGAAGGCTTCAAGGACGGCAAGACGGCCGAAGAGATGAGGCAGTTCGAGGCGGACAACAAGAAGAAAAAGGACAATGACGCCCGCATTACCGGAATCCGGCTGTATCCGTTCCTCGGCGCTTACACCTCGGAACGGGAGAACGGCTATCTGCTCATTCCGGATGGGCCGGGGACGCTGATCCAGTTCCAGAAGGATCGCCCGCCGAACAACAATTTCTACTTCGAACGGTCCTATGGGGAGGATCTCGCTTTCAGCAACAACAACAATTCCTTCTCGACCCGCCAGCCGATCCGGATGCCGGTGTTCGGCATCAAGTCGGGGGACCAGTCGCTGCTGGCCGTGCTTCGGGACGGGGCGGAATACGGCAATGTGCTGGCGGCGCCGTCCAGGTCAATGAACCAATACAACTGGGCGGCGGCGGAGTTCACGTACCGGCAGCGGTTCTTCCAGCCGACCGACAAGCGGAAGCTGAACGGCTTCCAGACGTTCAGCAAGGAGCGCACGACCGGGGACCGTTCGGTCCGTTATTACTTTCTGGACGGGGCGAAGCCGGATTACGTCGGCATGGCAGAGCGCTACCGCCGCCACTTGATGGAGGAGAACGGCATGCGGCCGCTCCAGGCCGAAGACCCGAATATCCCGCTGCAGGTCAATGTGCTGGGCGCCGATTCCCGCAAAGGCTTCCTGTGGGATACGTATGAGCCGCTGACGACGACGGCGCAGGCGGAGGAGATCGTGAACGAGCTGACCGCTGTCGGCGTGAAGAGGATGTCGATTACGTACCAAGGTTGGCAGCGGGGGGGATTCAGCGAATACGGCGGCCGCTTCCCGGTCGATTCGCGCCTGGGCGGCATGGACGGCATGCGCCATCTGGCGGAATTCGCCCATGCGAAAGGGCATCGCGTCATGCTGGATGCCGCTTCCTACACGTACAATAACAACGGGCGCGACGGCTTCCGCAGCAGCCGGGACGGGCTGCAGGATCTCGGCTCCGTCGTCATCAAGTTCACGGAGCGGAACGGCGCCAGCCAGACGTTGGTCAGCCCGCGCTTCCTGGAGAAGATCCTGCTCGCCGATCTGGAGAAGGCGAAGCAGCTCGGGGTGGACGGCATGTCCTACGGCGGGGCCGTGGGAGAATGGGTGAACAGCGACTTCAATCCGCGGTATGCCGCGACCCGCGAGGAATCGCGCCGCATCCAGGAGAACCTGTTCGCGAAGACGAAGGAACTGATCGGCGCGGCGGATGTGACCAACGGCAACGATTATGCCTGGAAATACGTGGACCACGTGAACGGCCTGCCGTACGAGAATTCCTTCGATCTTTTTGTCGACGAGACGGTTCCGTTCGCGCAGATTGCGCTGCACGGACTGGTGACCTATTCCTCCTGGTATGCGAACGTTGCGGACAACTACGGGACGTACCTGCTCAAAAATATCGAGTACGGCTTCATTCCGGCCTTTATGCTCACCTTTGCGCCATCGGAGGATCTCATCGGGACGCGCTCGCTGTACGCTTTTTACAGCACCTATTACAAAGACTGGGCGGTAGAGATCGCGAAGCAGTACAGCCGCTTCAACGAGGCGCTGGGCGATGTGCAGGATCAATTCATCGTCGGCCACCGCGTCTTGGCGAAGGGGGTCGCCGAGACCGAGTATGCGAACGGCAAGCGGATTGTCGTGAACTATAACGATGCGCCGTACGACCGGGACGGCATCCGGGTCGGGGCCAGAGACTTCGCCGTCGTGCCGGGGAGGGGATGA
- a CDS encoding YIP1 family protein: MNKRGKTLRLQLLGIALTLAAIVLFPCTAAAEPPYVTFSKDGYNRTIPSQAAYYPATVIGNNIYIEKTAKGEAVLEYSPLKRPQDLFIDVKDEIYIADTDNNRIVHLDRGGEFIRELRAEGLKSPQGVFVTKDGIIYIADTGNNRIVKLDANGAVLAKYERPKSRFIEGSFPYEPTNLAVDSRGFMYVISNGSYQGVIQLDPEGNFYGFYGTNLTEVTLMDLVRKMFYTEEQLSRQVRTLPSTIRNIHIDEQGFIYTVSATDKEQVKKLNIRGENQWKDKKFGLEARFRNRAANQAAAQNGEEQKSGLTDITVARNGNLVAIDKLSNAVTQYNPSGGMQFFWTGPVTFGTPQLGISQSPVSVAANSRNALYILDDSQNLIHVLEPTEFGMLLQQATALSQEGKYEESEAHWQEVLRLNALYSPAYRGLAQAAYHREDYEQALRLFKLAGDASGYSDAFWQLRLQWFQHNFAYAANGLLVLIVLLLIAGGRKKKRELRRKGKPRIGASWLRKPLVQQLKQAFVILRYPIDGFSDLRYAQKGGYVSAGIILALVAGVLLAKEYFTSFVFMPVPSNERSNTFLLVFAVTWLTWVICNYLIGSIRQGEARFKDVFVGSAYALFPIVLLGLPLAALSNVMTHSEQSIYSFFETGMFIWCGLLFFWKIQSLQNYGAGETFANVSLTAFAMLIAWVLISIMIGLSSELQNFIYTIYQEVSM, from the coding sequence ATGAACAAGAGAGGGAAGACATTACGGCTGCAACTGCTGGGCATCGCATTGACGCTGGCGGCTATCGTCTTATTTCCTTGCACGGCCGCAGCGGAACCGCCCTACGTCACGTTCAGCAAGGACGGGTATAACCGCACCATACCAAGCCAGGCCGCCTATTATCCGGCGACCGTCATCGGGAACAACATATATATCGAGAAGACGGCCAAAGGAGAAGCCGTCCTGGAGTATTCTCCGCTGAAGCGGCCTCAGGATCTGTTCATTGACGTCAAGGACGAGATCTATATCGCAGATACGGACAACAACCGGATCGTTCACCTCGATCGCGGCGGCGAATTCATCCGCGAGCTGCGCGCCGAGGGGTTGAAGTCGCCCCAGGGCGTGTTCGTCACGAAGGACGGAATCATCTACATCGCGGATACCGGCAACAACCGGATCGTCAAGCTGGACGCGAACGGGGCGGTGCTGGCGAAATATGAACGGCCGAAGTCGAGGTTCATTGAAGGCTCCTTCCCCTATGAGCCGACCAATCTGGCCGTCGACAGCCGCGGCTTCATGTATGTCATCTCGAACGGTAGCTACCAGGGGGTTATCCAGCTTGATCCGGAGGGCAACTTTTACGGCTTCTACGGCACGAACCTGACCGAAGTGACTTTGATGGATCTGGTGCGCAAAATGTTCTACACCGAAGAGCAATTAAGCCGTCAGGTCCGGACGCTGCCGTCGACGATCCGCAACATTCATATTGACGAGCAAGGCTTCATCTATACGGTATCCGCCACGGACAAGGAACAGGTGAAGAAGCTGAACATCCGCGGCGAGAACCAGTGGAAGGACAAAAAATTCGGGCTGGAAGCAAGATTCCGCAATCGCGCCGCCAATCAGGCGGCTGCGCAGAACGGGGAAGAGCAGAAGTCGGGCTTGACCGATATTACGGTCGCTCGGAACGGCAATCTGGTCGCTATTGACAAGCTGTCCAATGCCGTTACCCAATACAATCCGAGCGGCGGCATGCAGTTCTTCTGGACGGGGCCGGTCACGTTCGGCACGCCGCAGCTCGGCATCAGCCAGAGTCCGGTCTCCGTCGCGGCCAATTCGCGCAATGCGCTCTACATCCTGGACGATTCGCAAAATCTGATTCACGTGCTCGAGCCGACCGAATTCGGCATGCTGCTTCAGCAGGCGACGGCGCTGTCCCAGGAGGGCAAATATGAGGAGAGCGAAGCGCACTGGCAGGAAGTGCTGCGGCTGAACGCCCTGTACTCGCCGGCCTATCGCGGACTGGCGCAAGCCGCTTACCACCGCGAGGATTATGAGCAGGCCTTGCGGCTGTTCAAGCTGGCCGGAGACGCGTCCGGGTATTCCGACGCGTTCTGGCAGCTCCGCCTGCAATGGTTCCAGCACAATTTCGCCTACGCGGCCAACGGGCTGCTCGTCCTCATTGTGCTGCTCCTGATCGCCGGCGGCCGCAAGAAGAAGCGGGAACTCCGCCGCAAGGGGAAGCCGCGCATCGGCGCCTCCTGGCTGCGCAAGCCGCTCGTGCAGCAGCTGAAGCAAGCCTTCGTCATCCTGCGGTACCCGATCGACGGCTTCAGCGATTTGCGCTATGCGCAGAAGGGCGGCTATGTCAGCGCCGGCATCATTTTAGCGCTCGTGGCGGGCGTTCTGCTGGCGAAGGAGTATTTCACCAGCTTCGTGTTCATGCCGGTGCCGAGCAATGAACGCAGCAACACCTTTCTGCTCGTATTCGCGGTCACGTGGCTGACCTGGGTCATCTGCAATTACTTGATCGGCAGCATCCGCCAGGGCGAGGCCCGCTTCAAGGATGTGTTCGTCGGCAGCGCGTACGCTTTGTTCCCGATCGTGCTGCTCGGACTGCCCCTGGCCGCTCTGTCGAACGTCATGACCCATAGCGAACAGTCGATCTACAGCTTCTTCGAGACGGGCATGTTCATCTGGTGCGGACTGCTCTTCTTTTGGAAGATTCAGTCGCTGCAAAATTACGGCGCAGGCGAGACGTTCGCCAATGTGTCGCTGACGGCCTTCGCCATGCTCATTGCCTGGGTGCTCATTTCCATCATGATCGGTCTGTCATCGGAGCTGCAGAACTTTATCTATACGATCTATCAGGAGGTGTCGATGTGA
- a CDS encoding carbohydrate ABC transporter permease translates to MALFRRMRSAVSRTWSLYRSDFRNLDGTQIALLILLSLLAVFMLLPLVFIFNHAFKPLHELFLFPPTFFVKQPTMQNFIDLLHASQDTFLPVTRFILNSVIVTVLSTVGMVVLGALCAYPLSKHPFPGRKLVFGTILLSIMIAVETMGIPRYIVVKYLGIMNTYWGHVLPILALPVGVFLMKQFMDQVPNELMEAAKLDGASEWNIFTRIMLPIVSPAMATITILSFQTAWGNAETSALFMQNDAMKTLPFYVESLTSNLANGVARQGVAAAASLIMFIPNLIIFLLSQRKVIQTMAHSGIK, encoded by the coding sequence ATGGCCTTGTTCCGGCGCATGAGAAGCGCAGTATCGCGCACGTGGTCGCTGTACCGCAGCGACTTCCGCAACCTCGACGGGACGCAGATCGCCCTGCTCATTTTGCTGTCGCTGCTCGCGGTATTTATGCTGCTGCCGCTTGTCTTTATTTTCAACCACGCCTTCAAGCCGCTGCATGAGCTGTTCTTGTTCCCGCCGACCTTCTTCGTGAAGCAGCCGACGATGCAGAACTTCATCGATCTGCTTCATGCATCGCAGGATACGTTCCTGCCGGTGACCCGGTTCATCCTCAACAGCGTCATCGTGACCGTCTTGTCGACCGTGGGCATGGTCGTGCTCGGCGCCCTGTGCGCGTATCCGCTGTCGAAGCATCCGTTCCCCGGGCGGAAGCTGGTGTTCGGCACGATACTGCTGTCGATTATGATCGCCGTCGAGACGATGGGCATTCCGCGCTATATCGTCGTGAAGTACCTGGGCATTATGAATACGTACTGGGGGCATGTGCTGCCCATCCTGGCGCTTCCGGTCGGCGTGTTCCTGATGAAGCAGTTCATGGATCAGGTGCCGAACGAACTGATGGAGGCAGCCAAGCTGGACGGCGCTTCCGAGTGGAACATCTTCACGCGGATCATGCTTCCGATTGTGTCGCCGGCGATGGCCACCATTACGATCCTGTCCTTCCAGACCGCGTGGGGGAATGCGGAGACATCCGCCCTGTTCATGCAGAATGACGCGATGAAGACGCTGCCGTTCTATGTGGAGTCGCTCACGTCCAATCTGGCGAACGGCGTAGCCAGACAAGGCGTGGCCGCCGCGGCATCTCTCATCATGTTCATTCCTAACCTGATCATCTTCCTGCTGTCGCAGCGCAAAGTGATCCAGACGATGGCGCACTCGGGAATCAAGTAG
- a CDS encoding carbohydrate ABC transporter permease: MSNEAQPAIPQPLAATRPRMGSRFGRKLHHLRKEMWRYRLSYLFIAPFLIVFTLFIIVPVLTGVGLSFTYFNSIEFPKWAGWMNYQNLFSQDVIFLKHVIPNSFQFALFVGPIGYVLAFVLAWLIAQLPAMIRVWYALAMYAPSLTGGIAMVVVWQVMFTGDRTGYMNSFLLKWGLINQPILFTIDKDYLMIIMIIVSIWSSMGLGFLAILAGILNVDRTLYEAARIDGIRSRLQEIWYITIPMMKPQMLFAAVMAIVGTLKAGGIGTQLSGMNPTPDYSGQLFMNHIEDFGFTRLELGYASAISIALLIVTILLSRFLWMLLGPKEDE; the protein is encoded by the coding sequence TTGTCGAATGAAGCACAGCCGGCCATTCCGCAGCCGCTTGCCGCCACTCGTCCGCGGATGGGGAGCCGATTCGGGCGTAAGCTGCATCACCTGCGCAAGGAAATGTGGCGGTACCGCCTTTCCTATCTGTTTATCGCGCCGTTCCTCATCGTATTTACCTTGTTCATCATCGTTCCGGTCCTGACGGGCGTCGGGCTCAGCTTCACCTATTTCAATTCCATCGAGTTCCCGAAGTGGGCCGGATGGATGAACTATCAAAATTTATTTTCGCAGGACGTTATTTTTCTGAAGCATGTCATCCCGAATTCATTCCAGTTCGCGCTGTTCGTCGGCCCGATCGGCTATGTCCTGGCGTTCGTCCTGGCCTGGCTGATCGCCCAGCTTCCGGCGATGATCCGCGTCTGGTACGCGCTGGCGATGTACGCGCCGTCCTTGACAGGCGGCATCGCGATGGTCGTCGTCTGGCAGGTCATGTTCACGGGCGACCGGACCGGGTACATGAACAGCTTTCTGTTGAAATGGGGGCTGATTAACCAGCCGATTCTGTTCACGATCGACAAGGATTACTTGATGATCATCATGATTATCGTCTCCATCTGGTCCAGTATGGGGCTTGGCTTCCTGGCCATCCTGGCGGGGATTCTGAATGTGGACCGGACACTGTACGAAGCCGCCCGCATCGATGGAATCCGCAGCCGCCTGCAGGAGATCTGGTATATCACGATTCCGATGATGAAGCCGCAGATGCTGTTCGCCGCGGTTATGGCCATCGTCGGCACGCTGAAGGCCGGCGGGATCGGCACGCAGCTGTCGGGCATGAACCCGACGCCGGATTACTCCGGGCAGCTCTTCATGAACCATATCGAAGACTTCGGGTTCACCCGCCTGGAGCTTGGATATGCGAGCGCGATATCGATCGCGCTCCTCATTGTCACGATACTGCTCAGCCGGTTCCTATGGATGCTGCTTGGGCCGAAGGAGGATGAATAG